A genomic stretch from Hypnocyclicus thermotrophus includes:
- the purM gene encoding phosphoribosylformylglycinamidine cyclo-ligase, with translation MITYKDAGVDKEEGYKAVEKIKDAVKKTHNENVLSGLGSFGAFYALSDYKNPVLVSGTDGVGTKLEIAFTTKKYDTIGQDCFAMCANDILCHGAKPLFFLDYLACGKLDSEVSKIIVGGVAEACYKAECALVGGETAEMPGFYKEGDYDIAGFCVGAVERDEVITGEEISEGDTIIAVKSSGVHSNGFSLVRKIVTNYYENFNGKEIYKELLKPTKIYVKPVLEVLKKVKVTGLAHITGGGLVENIPRIIPDGLCADIEKSNIQILEIFKYLQSKGVPENEMWGTFNMGVGFVIIAKDKYKSEIIEILKQNKEEAYVIGKIIKGEEKICLR, from the coding sequence ATGATAACATATAAGGATGCAGGTGTAGATAAAGAAGAAGGATACAAGGCAGTTGAAAAAATAAAAGATGCTGTAAAAAAAACACATAATGAAAATGTTTTAAGTGGATTAGGAAGTTTTGGAGCATTTTATGCACTTAGTGATTATAAAAATCCTGTATTAGTTTCTGGAACTGATGGTGTAGGAACAAAATTAGAAATAGCATTTACTACAAAAAAATATGATACAATAGGACAAGATTGTTTTGCTATGTGTGCAAATGATATATTATGTCATGGAGCTAAACCTTTATTTTTTTTAGATTATTTAGCTTGTGGTAAACTTGATTCTGAAGTATCAAAAATAATAGTTGGAGGAGTAGCAGAAGCATGTTATAAAGCAGAATGTGCGTTAGTAGGTGGAGAGACTGCGGAAATGCCAGGATTTTATAAAGAAGGTGATTATGATATAGCGGGATTTTGTGTAGGAGCTGTTGAAAGAGATGAAGTAATAACAGGAGAAGAAATATCAGAAGGGGATACAATAATTGCTGTAAAATCATCGGGAGTACATAGTAATGGATTTTCGTTAGTTAGAAAAATAGTTACAAACTACTATGAAAATTTTAATGGAAAAGAGATATACAAAGAATTGTTAAAACCTACAAAAATATATGTAAAACCTGTATTAGAAGTATTGAAAAAAGTAAAAGTAACTGGTCTTGCACATATAACAGGTGGAGGACTTGTAGAAAATATACCTAGAATTATTCCTGATGGACTTTGTGCTGATATAGAAAAGTCAAATATTCAAATACTTGAAATATTTAAATATCTTCAATCAAAAGGTGTACCAGAAAATGAAATGTGGGGAACATTTAATATGGGGGTAGGCTTTGTAATAATAGCAAAAGATAAATATAAATCTGAAATAATAGAAATATTAAAACAAAATAAAGAAGAAGCATATGTAATAGGGAAAATAATTAAAGGGGAAGAAAAAATATGCTTAAGATAG
- the purN gene encoding phosphoribosylglycinamide formyltransferase translates to MLKIVVLISGSGSNLQSIIDAIEEKKLNAKIECVISDREAYGIERAKKHNIKTYLFNRKELKKNLFNEIEKVISNDIDLIILAGFLSIVSSEFIKKWENKIINIHPSLLPKFGGKGMYGMNVHRAVVENKEIESGCTVHFVTNEIDGGEIIAQKKVPVYEKDTAEDVQKRVLEKEHELLVEAIKILEKDKKKR, encoded by the coding sequence ATGCTTAAGATAGTTGTACTAATATCAGGTAGTGGTAGTAATCTTCAATCAATAATAGATGCAATTGAAGAAAAAAAACTTAATGCAAAAATAGAATGTGTGATTTCAGATAGAGAAGCATACGGAATTGAAAGAGCTAAAAAACATAATATAAAAACATATTTATTTAATAGAAAAGAATTAAAAAAAAATCTTTTTAATGAAATAGAAAAAGTTATTTCAAATGATATAGATTTAATTATATTAGCTGGATTTTTATCAATTGTATCATCTGAATTTATAAAAAAATGGGAAAATAAAATAATAAATATTCACCCATCACTTTTACCAAAATTTGGAGGAAAAGGTATGTATGGAATGAATGTACATAGAGCAGTAGTTGAAAATAAAGAAATTGAATCAGGATGTACAGTGCATTTTGTAACAAATGAAATTGATGGTGGAGAAATAATAGCCCAAAAAAAAGTACCAGTATATGAAAAAGATACAGCAGAAGATGTACAAAAAAGGGTATTAGAAAAAGAACACGAGTTATTAGTGGAAGCAATAAAAATACTTGAAAAAGATAAAAAAAAACGATAA
- the purH gene encoding bifunctional phosphoribosylaminoimidazolecarboxamide formyltransferase/IMP cyclohydrolase, giving the protein MRALISVSDKTGIVEFAKELANLGIEIISTGGTSKKLEEAGINVIGISEITGFPECLDGRVKTLHPNIHAGLLAIRDNKDHMNQIKELNITPIDIVVVNLYPFKETILKEGVTREEAIENIDIGGPTMLRSAAKNFQDVSVIVDPKDYAIIIGELKENKKISKKTNFYLAKKVFEHTAHYDSLIADYLRKEYEKEENKKEFPETITLTFEKVQDMRYGENPHQAAAFYKEVVRDKGFLTDAIQLHGKALSYNNINDTNGALELLKEFDKPTIVACKHANPCGVGSADDIYEAYMKAYNADPVSIFGGIVVSNREIDERVATEINKIFIEIVVAPSFTEKALEILKAKKNIRLLILDNITNKYSTDAYDLKKVGGGLLIQEVDNLLLQDELEVVTDRKPTEKEIADMMFAWKVVKYAKSNGIAIAKDETSLGVGPGQVNRIWACKQAIEHAGEHLGVDILKGAALASDAFFPFSDSVEEAAKAGITAIIQPGGSIRDKDSIEACNKYGIAMVFTKMRHFRH; this is encoded by the coding sequence ATGAGAGCTTTAATTAGTGTATCAGACAAGACTGGTATAGTCGAATTTGCTAAGGAACTTGCAAATTTAGGAATTGAAATAATTTCAACTGGAGGAACATCTAAAAAGCTAGAAGAAGCAGGAATAAACGTAATAGGGATATCAGAAATAACTGGATTTCCTGAATGTCTTGATGGTAGAGTAAAAACTCTTCATCCAAATATTCATGCTGGACTTTTAGCAATAAGAGATAATAAAGATCATATGAATCAAATTAAAGAATTAAACATAACTCCTATTGATATTGTTGTGGTAAATTTATATCCATTCAAAGAGACTATATTAAAAGAAGGAGTAACCAGAGAAGAAGCAATAGAAAATATAGATATTGGAGGGCCAACGATGCTTCGTTCTGCTGCTAAAAATTTTCAAGATGTATCAGTAATTGTTGATCCAAAAGATTATGCAATAATAATAGGGGAATTAAAAGAAAATAAAAAAATATCTAAAAAAACAAATTTTTATTTAGCTAAAAAAGTATTTGAACATACAGCTCATTATGATTCATTGATAGCTGATTATTTAAGAAAAGAATATGAAAAAGAAGAAAATAAAAAAGAGTTTCCAGAAACAATTACTTTAACTTTTGAAAAAGTTCAAGATATGAGATATGGAGAAAATCCTCATCAAGCAGCAGCATTTTATAAAGAAGTAGTAAGAGATAAAGGTTTTTTAACAGATGCAATTCAATTACATGGAAAAGCATTATCATATAATAACATTAATGATACAAATGGAGCACTTGAACTATTAAAAGAATTTGATAAACCTACAATTGTAGCTTGTAAACATGCTAATCCATGTGGTGTAGGAAGTGCTGATGATATTTATGAAGCATATATGAAAGCATATAATGCAGACCCAGTATCAATATTTGGTGGAATAGTTGTATCGAACAGAGAGATAGATGAAAGAGTAGCTACAGAAATTAATAAGATATTTATAGAAATAGTTGTAGCTCCTTCATTTACAGAAAAAGCACTTGAAATATTAAAAGCTAAGAAAAATATAAGATTATTAATTCTTGATAATATTACAAATAAATATAGCACTGATGCATATGATCTAAAAAAAGTAGGAGGAGGCTTATTAATACAAGAAGTAGATAATTTATTATTACAAGATGAATTAGAAGTAGTAACAGATAGAAAACCTACAGAAAAAGAAATTGCTGATATGATGTTTGCATGGAAAGTAGTAAAATATGCAAAATCAAATGGTATAGCAATAGCAAAAGATGAAACTTCACTTGGAGTAGGACCAGGACAAGTAAATAGAATATGGGCATGTAAACAAGCAATAGAACACGCAGGAGAACATTTGGGAGTAGATATATTAAAAGGAGCAGCACTTGCTTCAGATGCATTTTTTCCATTTTCTGATTCAGTAGAAGAAGCAGCTAAAGCGGGAATTACAGCTATTATTCAACCAGGAGGCTCTATAAGAGATAAAGATTCAATAGAAGCTTGTAATAAATATGGAATAGCTATGGTATTTACTAAAATGAGACATTTTAGACATTAA